The following are from one region of the Phormidium sp. PBR-2020 genome:
- a CDS encoding adenylyltransferase/cytidyltransferase family protein: protein MLAQSLYSLNELRERVQEDSDRWRPLVFTNGCFDLLHCGHVRYLQAAKSLGQALVVGVNSDHSVARIKPSSPEQPSRPIVPEHQRAEVLAALKPVDGVFIFPESTAIEAIKVLQPDIYVKGGDYCRDTLPEAPTVHAYGGQIHLIEIEVPQSTSHIIRRILGK, encoded by the coding sequence ATGTTAGCTCAGAGCCTGTACTCCCTTAACGAATTACGAGAGCGAGTCCAGGAGGATAGCGATCGCTGGCGACCTCTCGTGTTCACCAATGGCTGCTTTGACCTCTTGCATTGCGGTCACGTGCGCTACTTACAGGCCGCCAAAAGCCTGGGACAAGCCCTGGTCGTCGGCGTTAATAGTGATCACTCTGTTGCCCGTATCAAACCCTCCTCCCCTGAACAACCTTCCCGTCCCATTGTTCCCGAGCACCAGCGTGCCGAAGTTCTCGCCGCCCTCAAACCCGTCGATGGCGTTTTCATTTTTCCGGAAAGTACTGCCATTGAGGCGATCAAAGTCCTACAACCGGATATCTACGTCAAAGGAGGCGATTATTGTCGAGATACCCTACCTGAAGCCCCAACCGTCCACGCCTACGGAGGACAAATCCATCTGATTGAAATTGAGGTTCCTCAATCCACCAGTCACATCATCCGTCGTATTCTGGGAAAATAG
- a CDS encoding GUN4 domain-containing protein, translated as MIDPTLAQDMSLDSDCNLDYTPLKELLAQEKFEEADRLTRELLCELAGEGATARKWLYFTEVDLIPATDLQTIDGLWVAYSEGKFGFSVQRQLWLSVKQDWDKLWPKMGWKDGNSWTRYPQGFTWDLSAPKGHLPLSNQLRGVRVLAALFNHPAFR; from the coding sequence ATGATTGATCCGACTCTTGCCCAGGATATGTCTTTAGACTCCGATTGCAATCTTGACTATACGCCGCTGAAAGAGCTGCTGGCCCAAGAAAAATTTGAGGAGGCCGATCGCCTGACACGGGAACTCCTGTGTGAACTGGCCGGGGAAGGGGCAACAGCCCGAAAATGGCTCTACTTCACGGAGGTGGACTTAATCCCCGCCACCGATTTACAGACCATTGACGGTCTCTGGGTTGCTTATTCTGAGGGAAAATTCGGCTTTTCAGTACAACGCCAACTGTGGCTAAGCGTCAAACAAGACTGGGATAAACTCTGGCCCAAAATGGGCTGGAAAGACGGCAACAGTTGGACGCGCTACCCCCAAGGTTTTACCTGGGATCTCAGCGCACCCAAGGGGCATCTACCACTATCGAATCAACTGCGTGGGGTACGAGTGTTAGCCGCACTGTTTAACCACCCCGCTTTTCGTTAA
- a CDS encoding GAF domain-containing sensor histidine kinase codes for MTDLAPTPNSLTTLRNDGLLDRNSRVAFQSAVETVFRALGLPIAWIWLLDHRELNLEIQRLNQEDDSLSLTGFNQDNKPSLFCTHVVETQQPLMVRDAARHPDFANQPLVQEDGVRAYLGVPLMTRTGDCLGTLAVMDTAPRSFAVQERTLVELAAGLAMAQLESPAGPSDLSQEPQKPEGSASAIHTQLLDRFLQELRTPLTSVMGMTSVLNREIYGPLRRKQKEYLDIIHNSGHYMLAMVEEILMLRELRDLDSSQSVSPVDLHMLCQQVLKILEPLASRREQQLLLSIEERDRLWTLDKSKFQQLLYHLVAHLIQISDLGTSLQVQIQRRCANQVEVLLAASDTPGQENLPESELERFGLLPNAATPSDLAASSQREVSLFGKLQAKPMQADDPDLGLFFACQLVHVQDGTLTIRGSATQGYRYVVTLGDRRDPHD; via the coding sequence ATGACCGATCTGGCCCCGACCCCTAATTCTCTAACGACACTCCGTAATGACGGTCTTCTTGACCGCAACTCGAGGGTGGCCTTCCAATCTGCTGTGGAGACTGTTTTCCGGGCGCTGGGTCTCCCCATTGCTTGGATCTGGCTACTCGACCACCGAGAGCTAAACCTTGAGATACAACGACTCAACCAGGAGGACGACAGTCTCTCCTTAACGGGGTTTAATCAGGATAATAAGCCATCGTTGTTTTGTACTCACGTTGTGGAAACTCAACAGCCTCTGATGGTTCGTGATGCCGCTCGTCACCCCGACTTCGCAAATCAGCCCTTGGTTCAAGAGGATGGGGTGCGAGCCTATTTGGGGGTTCCCTTAATGACTCGGACTGGCGATTGTCTGGGAACCTTAGCTGTTATGGATACGGCCCCACGCTCCTTTGCTGTGCAGGAGCGAACCCTCGTCGAACTAGCGGCTGGGTTAGCCATGGCTCAGTTAGAATCCCCCGCTGGCCCGAGCGACCTCTCTCAAGAACCTCAAAAACCCGAAGGTTCCGCTTCAGCCATTCACACTCAATTGTTGGATCGGTTTTTGCAAGAATTGCGCACCCCCTTAACCTCCGTGATGGGAATGACCAGTGTGCTGAATCGGGAAATTTACGGCCCCCTGCGGCGTAAACAAAAGGAATATCTGGATATTATCCATAACAGCGGCCACTACATGTTGGCGATGGTCGAGGAAATTCTCATGTTGCGGGAGTTGCGGGACTTGGATTCGAGTCAGTCGGTGTCCCCCGTCGATTTGCATATGCTCTGTCAACAGGTGCTGAAAATTCTTGAACCCCTGGCGAGTCGGCGGGAACAGCAGTTGCTGCTGTCGATTGAAGAGCGCGATCGCCTCTGGACTTTAGATAAGTCTAAGTTTCAGCAACTGCTGTATCATCTGGTGGCCCATCTCATTCAGATTAGCGATTTGGGGACGAGCTTACAGGTGCAAATTCAACGCCGTTGTGCCAATCAGGTCGAGGTATTGTTAGCTGCCTCTGACACCCCGGGTCAGGAAAATCTTCCTGAGAGTGAATTAGAGCGATTCGGACTCCTACCTAACGCAGCCACGCCCTCCGACTTGGCCGCGTCATCCCAACGGGAGGTCAGTCTGTTTGGTAAACTGCAAGCGAAGCCTATGCAGGCTGATGACCCAGATTTAGGGTTATTCTTTGCCTGTCAACTGGTTCATGTCCAGGATGGAACCTTGACCATTCGCGGCTCGGCAACACAAGGCTATCGCTATGTTGTCACCTTGGGCGATCGCCGTGATCCCCATGACTAA
- a CDS encoding HEAT repeat domain-containing protein: MYNDDLGTIDSENNLESPLDQLGAADADDAARPDPEAMLPLLDAAETPQRMLAARAFCEIHDERAIPKLIALLEDACPLVRVSASYALGRNTHPDAVDPLIARLEDWNGYVRKGVVWALGNCGDRRALDPLLEALRTDIPAVRLWAASSLGQLAKVGYETIVGAVPPLIEALRQDKVSAVRSNCAWALGQICRELPSNVVYAGAIDSLLEALEEDEDMGVQEDARSSLLRVGDPRGLQAIEDLERDGWI, translated from the coding sequence ATGTATAACGACGACCTCGGCACGATTGATAGTGAGAATAATCTGGAGAGTCCTCTGGATCAGTTGGGGGCGGCTGATGCCGATGATGCCGCTCGCCCGGATCCTGAGGCCATGTTGCCCTTGCTAGATGCAGCGGAGACGCCACAACGGATGTTGGCAGCCCGGGCCTTCTGTGAGATTCATGATGAACGAGCGATCCCGAAGTTGATTGCTCTGCTTGAGGATGCTTGTCCTCTGGTGCGTGTGAGTGCCTCCTATGCCTTGGGACGGAATACTCATCCTGATGCAGTTGACCCCCTCATTGCCCGCCTGGAGGATTGGAATGGCTATGTTCGTAAGGGGGTAGTCTGGGCCCTGGGCAACTGTGGCGATCGCCGCGCCCTTGACCCCCTACTCGAAGCCCTACGCACGGATATTCCGGCGGTTCGTCTCTGGGCCGCCAGTTCCCTGGGACAGTTGGCGAAGGTGGGCTATGAAACCATTGTCGGTGCTGTCCCGCCCCTGATTGAAGCCCTGCGCCAGGATAAGGTCTCGGCGGTTCGTAGTAATTGTGCTTGGGCCCTGGGGCAGATTTGTCGCGAGTTACCCTCCAATGTGGTCTATGCAGGGGCGATCGATTCTCTCCTCGAAGCCCTCGAAGAGGATGAGGATATGGGGGTTCAAGAAGATGCTCGCTCCTCCCTGTTGCGGGTGGGAGATCCTAGAGGCTTACAGGCGATCGAAGATTTAGAACGGGATGGCTGGATTTAG
- a CDS encoding sugar ABC transporter permease, whose protein sequence is MTDPALKPRLTPYLFLLPAGILLILTVFLPAAQAFLLSFARYEYDLTQLPQWVGLANFQRLWQDAIFWQTLRQTLLYLVCVVPLLVSLPLLLAILVNRKLRGIAGFRAAYYTPVIVSMVVAGLAWKYLYGETGLFNQLLAGLGLTGVPWLTSPNLALFSVMAVTIWKGLGYYMVIYLAGLQGIPAELYEAAALDGSDGWRKHWDITVPLMRPYLLLVGTISALSAMKVFEEVYVMTQGGPRNRSKTIVYYLYEQAFDRLEIGYACAIGLVLFLVVLGVSLINLKLSRR, encoded by the coding sequence ATGACCGACCCTGCCCTCAAACCGCGCCTGACTCCCTATCTCTTTCTACTTCCCGCCGGAATCCTCCTCATTTTAACGGTGTTTTTACCGGCAGCCCAGGCCTTCCTACTCAGTTTCGCTCGCTATGAGTATGATTTAACCCAACTTCCCCAATGGGTCGGCCTGGCAAACTTTCAGCGACTCTGGCAAGATGCCATTTTCTGGCAAACCCTACGGCAGACCCTATTATACTTAGTCTGCGTCGTGCCCCTACTCGTGAGCCTGCCCCTACTGCTGGCGATTCTGGTCAACCGTAAGCTGCGAGGAATCGCGGGGTTTCGCGCCGCCTATTACACCCCAGTCATTGTCTCAATGGTGGTGGCGGGGTTGGCTTGGAAATATCTTTATGGGGAGACGGGATTATTCAATCAACTCTTAGCAGGACTCGGATTGACGGGGGTTCCCTGGCTCACCAGTCCGAACTTGGCCCTGTTCAGTGTCATGGCGGTTACCATTTGGAAGGGCCTGGGTTATTACATGGTGATTTACCTGGCCGGCTTACAGGGGATTCCCGCTGAACTCTATGAGGCGGCGGCCTTAGACGGGTCCGACGGCTGGCGGAAACATTGGGATATCACCGTTCCCCTGATGCGTCCCTATCTGCTGTTAGTGGGGACGATTTCCGCGTTATCGGCGATGAAAGTCTTTGAAGAGGTCTATGTTATGACCCAGGGAGGGCCACGCAACCGCTCGAAAACGATTGTCTATTATCTCTATGAACAAGCCTTTGATCGCCTAGAAATCGGCTACGCTTGCGCCATTGGCTTAGTCTTGTTCCTCGTCGTTTTAGGCGTTTCCCTGATCAACCTCAAACTCAGCCGCCGCTGA
- a CDS encoding Uma2 family endonuclease: MGVNTITRSDRVLLYNLSWQQFEHLVQELGQQAGVRIAYDSGTLEILTPLPDHERYKESFSDVIKDMAEVLERDYLSLGSTTWKRERQRAGIEADNCFYFGNESRVRGRSTLDLEEDPPPDLALEIDLTHKSLNRLPIYARLGVPEVWNYDVELGELRIYRLQGQRYESCSQSRIFPQIAVLDIPRLLKQYESQGQLAMRRQLREWVRSQL, translated from the coding sequence ATGGGAGTCAATACCATAACGCGAAGCGATCGCGTACTTCTCTATAATCTCAGTTGGCAGCAATTCGAGCATCTTGTCCAAGAGCTAGGGCAACAGGCCGGGGTGCGTATCGCCTATGATAGCGGGACGTTGGAGATTTTGACCCCCCTTCCAGATCATGAACGGTATAAAGAGAGTTTCAGCGATGTCATCAAGGATATGGCTGAGGTTCTGGAGCGGGATTATCTCAGTCTTGGCTCGACGACTTGGAAACGAGAGCGTCAACGGGCGGGGATCGAAGCCGATAATTGTTTCTATTTTGGGAATGAGTCGAGAGTGCGCGGACGGTCAACGTTAGACCTAGAAGAAGACCCACCCCCGGATTTGGCGTTAGAAATTGATTTAACCCATAAGTCTTTGAATCGGCTTCCTATTTACGCGCGACTCGGGGTTCCTGAGGTTTGGAACTACGATGTTGAGTTGGGCGAATTGAGAATTTACCGGTTACAGGGCCAGAGGTATGAGTCCTGTTCTCAGAGCCGAATCTTTCCCCAGATTGCGGTTCTGGATATTCCACGACTCCTGAAGCAATATGAATCTCAAGGGCAGTTAGCGATGCGTCGTCAGCTACGGGAGTGGGTGCGATCGCAGTTATAG
- the ligA gene encoding NAD-dependent DNA ligase LigA, whose translation MSQPSPQLQEQTRKLRQQLQEAAHAYYVLDAPIMEDEVYDRLYRELQAIEAEYPQLIAPDSPTQRVGDKPAAQFTSVRHNIPLYSLDNAFTIDEFAKWQDRWQTRLDSPITPEYICELKIDGSALALTYEDGVLVRGVTRGDGETGEEITPNVKTIRSIPLRLRGEAIPPRVEVRGEAFLPLETFERLNQQRQQNQEPPFANPRNAAAGTLRQLDPQIVAQRQLQFFAYTLYCPSDEDPSDEGDRPFSTHQDALQRLQELGFWVNPHRQLAHGIEDIQAYYEQWGQERRDLPYLTDGVVVKLNDIALQRRLGFTQKAPRWAIALKYPAEEVPTTVQSVDFQVGRTGAVTPVANLNPVQLAGTTVSRASLHNGDRLRELDLHYGDTVVVRKAGEIIPEVVRVLPKLRPDGAEAVKMPNHCPECQQPLVKPQEEAVTRCVNRSCPAILRGALNHWGSRGALDIDGLGEKLIAQLCDRRFLNSLADLYRLRPEDLSHLERMGHKSATKLVESIQHSKQQPWSRVLYGLGIRHVGAVNAQTLAQAFPTVEALAQASQDEIAEIQGIGPEIAGAIADWFQLRANRDLIEQLQEVGVSLGSPPEAETAPDSPQPLAGQTFVLTGTLPNLSRKEAKTLIEGAGGKVTSSVSSKTNYVVVGENPGSKQVKAQGLGIPQLSEAQLRELVGLSPQA comes from the coding sequence ATGAGCCAACCTAGCCCCCAACTCCAGGAACAAACTCGGAAACTCCGCCAACAGTTGCAAGAGGCGGCCCATGCCTACTACGTTCTCGATGCTCCCATTATGGAAGATGAGGTGTACGATCGCCTCTATCGAGAACTGCAAGCCATCGAAGCCGAGTATCCGCAACTGATCGCGCCTGATAGTCCCACCCAGCGCGTTGGCGATAAACCAGCGGCTCAATTTACCTCTGTTCGCCATAATATCCCCCTCTATAGCCTGGATAACGCCTTCACCATCGACGAGTTTGCCAAATGGCAAGATCGCTGGCAAACTCGTCTCGATTCCCCCATCACCCCTGAGTACATCTGTGAACTGAAAATCGACGGTTCGGCTCTGGCCCTAACCTATGAGGATGGGGTTTTGGTGCGGGGGGTTACCCGAGGCGACGGGGAAACCGGGGAAGAGATTACCCCAAATGTAAAAACCATTCGTTCTATCCCCCTGAGACTTCGGGGTGAGGCGATTCCCCCTCGGGTGGAAGTGCGTGGCGAAGCCTTCCTCCCCCTGGAGACCTTTGAACGCCTGAATCAGCAACGTCAGCAGAACCAGGAACCGCCCTTCGCTAACCCTCGGAACGCAGCGGCGGGAACCCTGCGACAACTCGATCCGCAAATTGTCGCTCAGCGTCAGCTTCAGTTTTTCGCCTATACCCTGTATTGTCCCAGTGATGAGGACCCCAGTGATGAGGGCGATCGCCCCTTCAGCACCCACCAAGACGCTCTCCAACGGCTGCAAGAGTTGGGCTTTTGGGTGAATCCTCACCGCCAACTGGCTCACGGTATTGAGGATATCCAGGCCTATTATGAGCAATGGGGACAGGAGCGACGGGATCTCCCCTATCTCACCGATGGGGTGGTGGTGAAACTCAATGACATCGCCCTGCAACGTCGCCTCGGATTTACCCAAAAAGCTCCTCGCTGGGCGATCGCCCTTAAATATCCCGCCGAGGAAGTCCCCACCACTGTCCAATCTGTGGACTTCCAAGTGGGGCGTACGGGGGCTGTGACTCCGGTGGCTAACCTCAACCCCGTTCAACTGGCCGGAACCACCGTGTCTCGGGCCAGTCTCCACAATGGCGATCGCCTGCGGGAATTGGACTTACATTATGGGGATACCGTCGTGGTGCGCAAAGCCGGGGAAATCATTCCGGAAGTGGTGCGCGTCCTGCCGAAATTGCGTCCGGATGGGGCAGAGGCGGTGAAAATGCCAAATCACTGCCCCGAGTGCCAACAACCCCTCGTGAAGCCGCAAGAGGAGGCGGTAACGCGCTGTGTGAACCGCTCCTGTCCGGCCATTTTGCGCGGGGCCTTGAACCATTGGGGCAGTCGGGGGGCCTTGGATATTGATGGCTTAGGGGAGAAGTTAATCGCCCAACTGTGCGATCGCCGCTTCCTCAACTCCCTAGCTGACCTCTATCGCCTACGGCCAGAGGACTTAAGCCATTTAGAGCGCATGGGCCATAAATCCGCCACAAAGCTCGTCGAGTCGATTCAGCACTCTAAACAACAACCCTGGTCCCGAGTTCTTTATGGCTTAGGGATTCGTCATGTGGGGGCGGTGAATGCTCAAACCTTGGCTCAAGCCTTCCCCACAGTAGAGGCGTTAGCCCAAGCCAGTCAGGATGAGATTGCCGAAATTCAGGGGATTGGCCCCGAAATTGCCGGGGCGATCGCCGACTGGTTCCAACTCAGGGCCAATCGGGACTTAATTGAGCAACTGCAAGAGGTGGGGGTCTCCCTAGGGAGTCCTCCCGAGGCAGAAACCGCCCCCGATTCGCCCCAACCCCTCGCCGGCCAAACCTTCGTCCTCACCGGAACCCTACCCAACCTCAGCCGTAAGGAGGCGAAAACTCTCATTGAAGGAGCTGGAGGAAAGGTGACCAGTTCCGTCAGTTCCAAAACCAATTATGTCGTCGTTGGGGAGAACCCTGGTTCCAAACAGGTCAAAGCCCAAGGCTTGGGAATCCCGCAACTCTCAGAAGCCCAATTGCGGGAGTTAGTGGGGTTATCCCCCCAAGCCTGA
- a CDS encoding DUF1517 domain-containing protein encodes MGHIRLNKLKPILKSIFLVGVIAILFFSQADGALAARSGGRMGGGSFRAPSRSYSSPSRSYAPNRGYGGGGFGFPFLIPFFGFGGGFGGLFSILIIISLANFLVRSFRGSMGDGEGGEPQSLNPTVSVAKLQVGLLAQARELQTDLDRIALTANTQSAQGRAQVLQESTLALLRHPEYFAYASSETEQTRLNNAEAQFNRWSLSERSKFSEETLSNYDNQLKQGDKSLPGESESGALTESDGVSEYIVVTLLVGIQGKLKLPAIQDAEGLNQALRDLGGVGAEQLLAVEVLWTPQAPGDTLTADDLLAGYPQLQLV; translated from the coding sequence ATGGGTCATATCAGACTGAACAAACTCAAACCAATTTTGAAATCTATTTTCCTGGTTGGCGTCATCGCCATTCTCTTCTTCTCCCAAGCGGACGGCGCTCTGGCCGCCCGCAGTGGGGGACGGATGGGAGGGGGATCTTTCCGCGCTCCCAGTCGCTCTTATAGTTCACCCAGCCGTTCCTACGCCCCCAATCGAGGCTATGGTGGCGGTGGCTTCGGCTTTCCCTTCCTGATTCCCTTCTTCGGTTTTGGCGGTGGCTTCGGGGGACTGTTCTCGATTCTGATTATCATCTCCCTGGCCAACTTCCTCGTCCGTAGTTTCCGAGGTTCCATGGGAGATGGGGAAGGCGGCGAACCCCAAAGCCTTAACCCCACGGTTTCAGTGGCCAAGCTACAAGTTGGACTCCTAGCCCAAGCCCGAGAGTTACAAACGGATCTCGATCGCATCGCCTTGACAGCCAATACCCAATCGGCTCAAGGTCGCGCCCAGGTGCTGCAAGAGTCCACCTTGGCCCTGTTACGCCACCCGGAATACTTCGCCTACGCCAGTTCTGAGACGGAACAAACCCGCCTGAACAACGCGGAGGCTCAATTTAACCGTTGGTCTCTGTCAGAACGGAGCAAGTTCTCTGAGGAAACCCTCAGTAACTACGACAATCAACTCAAACAGGGTGATAAATCTCTTCCTGGGGAATCAGAGTCCGGGGCCCTCACTGAGTCTGACGGAGTGAGTGAATACATTGTCGTGACCCTTTTGGTGGGGATTCAGGGCAAACTGAAGCTCCCCGCGATTCAAGATGCCGAGGGATTAAACCAGGCCCTGCGAGACCTCGGTGGTGTGGGAGCCGAACAACTCCTGGCGGTGGAAGTTCTCTGGACTCCCCAAGCCCCCGGAGATACTCTTACGGCTGACGACTTACTGGCTGGCTATCCCCAGTTGCAGTTAGTTTAA
- a CDS encoding isochorismate synthase, translating to MKLWKWTKDAAQYVSEGFLRIFAPSKDEYPDSGLQPFEGRPNKKSV from the coding sequence ATGAAACTCTGGAAGTGGACGAAAGACGCAGCACAGTACGTTTCTGAAGGCTTCTTGCGCATTTTTGCTCCCAGCAAAGATGAGTATCCTGACAGTGGCTTGCAACCCTTTGAAGGTCGCCCAAATAAGAAGTCCGTGTAG
- a CDS encoding tetratricopeptide repeat protein — translation MPKRHFWISLLITLGLATAVEPARGQAQLPHVPDLDREQLEELGSSILQEADRWARFQQYDRAIPRAELGVELLPSNAQAWGILGSLYLQVDRVEDGIAALRTARSLEPENALVRFALGSAYFQAENYAEAVNELQAGLELEPGELGALFDLGNAYYMKGDFDRAIEYYEIAFEQNNNFWPAINNIGLVRYEMGEVDEALELWQASQELAPQEAEPQLAIAVARYAQGDRTAVRLAEAALALDVRYAEIEFLELNLWGDRLIAAARELLSTPQIREVVASVRNQRQPLSIEMNP, via the coding sequence GTGCCAAAACGTCATTTCTGGATTTCTCTATTGATCACCCTGGGCTTAGCGACTGCCGTTGAGCCGGCTCGCGGACAGGCGCAGCTCCCCCATGTTCCTGACCTCGATCGCGAACAACTCGAAGAACTCGGGTCAAGCATTCTTCAGGAAGCTGATCGCTGGGCCCGCTTCCAACAGTACGACCGCGCCATTCCTCGTGCCGAATTGGGGGTAGAGCTATTGCCCTCAAATGCCCAAGCTTGGGGAATTTTGGGCAGCTTATACTTACAAGTTGACCGGGTTGAAGATGGCATCGCGGCCCTACGGACTGCCCGTTCCCTGGAACCGGAAAACGCCCTCGTTCGCTTTGCTCTCGGTTCCGCCTATTTCCAGGCGGAAAACTATGCTGAGGCGGTGAATGAGTTACAGGCTGGGTTAGAGCTAGAACCTGGGGAACTGGGGGCCTTGTTTGATTTGGGGAATGCCTATTACATGAAGGGCGATTTCGACCGAGCTATCGAATACTATGAAATTGCCTTCGAACAAAATAATAACTTTTGGCCTGCGATTAACAATATCGGCTTAGTTCGCTATGAAATGGGTGAGGTGGATGAGGCCCTGGAACTGTGGCAAGCCTCCCAAGAACTAGCTCCCCAAGAAGCCGAGCCTCAGCTGGCGATCGCCGTGGCTCGTTATGCTCAGGGCGATCGCACGGCGGTTCGCCTAGCAGAAGCCGCCCTAGCACTTGATGTTCGCTACGCTGAAATTGAGTTCTTGGAACTCAACCTTTGGGGCGATCGCCTCATTGCTGCTGCTCGGGAGCTATTGAGTACGCCCCAGATTCGGGAGGTGGTCGCCAGCGTGCGCAACCAGCGGCAGCCCCTCTCCATTGAGATGAATCCCTAG
- a CDS encoding response regulator, which produces MKTVLIVEDDLVNARVFSKILTKRGGMAVKHTENVEEVMEIAKAGDADIILMDVSLAHSVYQGQSVDGIKITQILKSDPTTANLPIILVTAHAMAGDRETFLSQSGADGYISKPVVDHQEFVEAIRALLPVDE; this is translated from the coding sequence ATGAAGACCGTTCTGATTGTAGAGGACGATTTAGTTAACGCGCGGGTGTTCTCAAAGATTTTGACGAAACGAGGCGGCATGGCAGTCAAACACACCGAAAATGTGGAAGAGGTGATGGAGATTGCCAAGGCTGGAGATGCAGATATCATCCTGATGGATGTCTCTCTAGCCCATAGTGTGTATCAAGGGCAATCCGTTGATGGGATTAAGATTACCCAAATTCTCAAGTCTGATCCCACCACGGCCAACTTGCCAATCATTTTGGTGACGGCCCACGCCATGGCCGGCGATCGCGAGACGTTTCTGTCTCAAAGTGGCGCCGATGGCTATATTTCTAAACCCGTCGTCGATCACCAGGAGTTTGTTGAGGCCATCCGCGCCCTGCTTCCCGTCGATGAGTAG